The following are from one region of the Lytechinus variegatus isolate NC3 chromosome 4, Lvar_3.0, whole genome shotgun sequence genome:
- the LOC121413762 gene encoding uncharacterized protein LOC121413762, with the protein MRYLHAMTSTIARTFPFDVAIAELDQENTGYWKKSLRNRFRNCRKCHERDNPLGQMEAKKGDYTQTRQSCRQTHVWHKESTFLHPQKVRMKKRSMLTSRCFRMNPEKQDRTA; encoded by the exons ATGCGCTACTTGCACGCTATGACGTCAACCATCGCGCGAACATTCCCGTTTGACGTCGCCATTGCTGAATTGGATCAAGAGAATACT ggcTACTGGAAGAAGTCACTACGCAACAGATTCAGGAATTGCAGGAAATGTCATGAACGTGATAATCCATTAGGACAAATGGAAGCAAAGAAAGGGGACTACACCCAAACCAGACAAAGCTGCAGGCAAACACATGTATGGCATAAAGAAAGTACCTTCCTGCATCCCCAGAAAGTGAGGATGAAGAAACGATCAATGCTCACATCAAGATGCTTCAGAATGAATCCAGAAAAACAAGACAGGACAGCTTGA